The proteins below come from a single Malus sylvestris chromosome 3, drMalSylv7.2, whole genome shotgun sequence genomic window:
- the LOC126614411 gene encoding protein SOSEKI 5-like, producing the protein MAVTSSGRPSHLQIPSKWRDSETSPDRISPAQTGPNLPFTPRKVPVVYYLSMNGQLEHPHFMEVPLSSPRGLFLRDVINRLNLLRGKGMALMYSWSSKRSYRTGFVWHDLTENDLIYPSHGHEYVLKGSELLDPPLNHLALETASSRSLRPPPEALKSGDDFDSPVISRRRNQSWSSIDLNEYKVYKTESVGESTGKAAADASTQTDDKRHQRRVREEHDEKGQGQGQSQLEVIQIQSHGTELGRHEISPPPSDSSPETLESLMKADGRLVLCANGVSKEPVNRTAEVCPTGKLKASTVLMQLISCGSTSFRDCGSTAVREQGLSLVGHYKPRLSRGVAENHAGTETVISKLAGVKMEDKEYFSGSLIETNKEAAPSLKRSSSYNADRSAQLQLEETEKDGVRGKCIPRRPKGILTKKEIDHIASSSDGGSSTSRNSHVGGSKRLEVRQ; encoded by the exons ATGGCTGTCACTTCCAGCGGCAGACCCTCCCACCTCCAAATCCCCAGTAAATGGCGGGACTCGGAAACCAGCCCCGACCGGATTAGTCCTGCCCAGACGGGTCCCAATCTCCCTTTCACTCCCAGAAAAGTCCCTGTCGTTTACTACCTCTCCATGAACGGCCAGCTCGAGCACCCTCACTTCATGGAAgtccctctctcctctccccgTGGCCTCTTTCTCAGAG ATGTTATCAACCGGTTAAACTTGCTACGTGGCAAAGGCATGGCTTTGATGTACTCCTGGTCTTCTAAACG GAGCTACAGAACCGGCTTCGTTTGGCACGATTTGACGGAGAACGACTTGATATACCCGTCGCACGGCCACGAGTACGTGCTCAAGGGGTCGGAGCTTCTTGACCCGCCGCTGAACCACCTGGCTCTCGAGACAGCGTCGTCGAGGTCCCTGAGACCGCCGCCGGAGGCGCTGAAGTCCGGCGACGATTTCGACTCTCCTGTGATTTCGCGCAGGCGAAACCAATCGTGGAGCTCGATCGACTTGAACGAGTACAAAGTGTACAAGACCGAGTCGGTCGGCGAGTCCACCGGTAAAGCCGCCGCCGACGCGTCGACTCAGACCGACGACAAACGGCACCAACGACGCGTTCGAGAGGAGCACGACGAGAAAGGTCAAGGTCAAGGTCAAAGCCAACTGGAGGTGATTCAGATTCAGAGCCACGGTACGGAGCTGGGCCGGCATGAGATTTCGCCTCCGCCGTCGGATTCGAGCCCCGAAACTCTCGAGTCACTAATGAAAGCGGACGGACGGCTGGTGCTCTGCGCGAACGGGGTGAGCAAGGAGCCTGTGAACCGGACGGCTGAGGTCTGTCCAACTGGCAAGTTAAAAGCGTCGACGGTCCTGATGCAGTTGATCTCGTGCGGCTCGACCTCGTTCAGAGACTGCGGGTCCACGGCGGTGAGGGAGCAGGGGCTCTCGCTGGTTGGGCATTACAAGCCTAGGCTGAGTCGTGGCGTTGCCGAAAATCATGCTGGGACCGAGACGGTAATTTCGAAACTTGCGGGGGTAAAGATGGAAGATAAGGAGTATTTTAGCGGGAGCTTAATTGAGACCAACAAAGAGGCGGCTCCGTCTTTGAAGAGGTCGTCTTCTTACAATGCAGATCG GAGTGCACAGTTGCAGTTGGAGGAAACAGAGAAAGATGGAGTGAGAGGAAAATGCATTCCCAGGAGACCCAAAGGGATACTCACCAAGAAAGAGATCGATCACATCGCCTCTAGTAGTGATGGTGGTAGTAGTACTAGTAGAAATAGCCATGTAGGAGGGAGCAAACGACTCGAAGTTCGTCAATAA
- the LOC126616740 gene encoding protein ALP1-like — translation MGPVRGIKKRKKADNKGEENASGSGSSEKEGPVDWWDEFSRRINGVQFPSKVLDKFESVFKLSRKTFDYICSLVSEDMMAKSAHFVFTSGKPLSLHDQVAVALRRLSSGESLVTIGDSFGVNHSTVSQVTWRFVEAMEERGLHHLQWPSTEAEMTEVKSKFQKIRGFPNCCGVVDTTHIMMCLPASDPTSNAWLDQEKNHSMVLQAIVDPDMRFQDIVTGWPGKMKDWSVFQSSNFYQLCERGERLNGKRLELSTGLDIREYIIGDLGFPLLPYLVIPYEGKELSEPKAQFNKRHYATQKVAQRALARLKDRWRIIQGVMWRPDKHRLPRIILVCCLLHNIVIDMEDGVQDDMPQSHKHDSEYRQQICGTVDINGVHLREKLLFSDEC, via the exons ATGGGTCCTGTGAGGGGGattaagaagagaaagaaggctGACAACAAGGGTGAGGAGAATGCTTCTGGTTCCGGGTCATCAGAGAAGGAAGGTCCTGTGGATTGGTGGGATGAATTCTCCAGGAGAATCAATG GTGTGCAGTTTCCGTCCAAGGTATTAGACAAGTTTGAATCGGTTTTTAAGCTTTCCAGGAAAACCTTTGACTACATCTGTTCGCTGGTGAGTGAAGATATGATGGCTAAGTCAGCACATTTTGTGTTTACAAGTGGTAAACCCTTGTCTTTGCACGATCAAGTAGCTGTAGCCTTAAGAAGATTGAGCTCTGGCGAGTCATTGGTGACCATTGGTGATTCGTTTGGGGTGAACCACTCAACTGTGTCTCAAGTTACCTGGCGTTTTGTTGAAGCCATGGAAGAAAGAGGACTTCACCACCTGCAATGGCCTTCCACTGAAGCAGAAATGACAGAAGTTAAATCCAAGTTTCAGAAAATACGAGGCTTTCCTAATTGTTGCGGTGTCGTTGATACCACCCACATCATGATGTGTTTGCCTGCTTCAGACCCCACGAGTAATGCCTGGCTCGACCAAGAGAAGAATCACAGCATGGTCTTGCAAGCCATTGTTGATCCTGACATGAGGTTTCAGGACATAGTCACCGGATGGCCAGGAAAAATGAAGGACTGGTCGGTGTTTCAGAGTTCAAACTTTTATCAACTCTGTGAGAGAGGTGAGAGGTTGAATGGGAAAAGGTTAGAGCTCTCCACAGGATTGGATATCCGGGAATACATAATCGGGGACTTGGGATTTCCTTTACTGCCCTATCTCGTAATCCCCTATGAAGGGAAAGAACTCTCAGAGCCGAAAGCTCAGTTCAATAAGCGGCATTATGCTACACAGAAGGTAGCGCAAAGAGCATTGGCGAGGTTGAAGGATAGGTGGAGGATCATTCAAGGAGTGATGTGGAGACCTGACAAACATAGATTGCCAAGGATCATTCTTGTTTGCTGCTTGCTTCACAACATTGTTATAGATATGGAAGACGGGGTTCAGGACGATATGCCTCAGTCTCACAAACATGACTCAGAATACCGCCAACAGATTTGTGGAACTGTTGACATAAACGGCGTTCATCTGAGAGAAAAGCTTCTGTTTTCCGATGAGTGTTAG
- the LOC126614299 gene encoding putative pentatricopeptide repeat-containing protein At1g12700, mitochondrial, producing the protein MASSSLKVGYGIASRLRVRGIRPMSCLLLQYSTLFLFPNSYLAPFHSRPCYPTKSTNTHLQRPAKVTNLEDALHVFDELLHMRPLPSVVRFNQIMGQVAKLKRYSAVVSFNNRMGLSGIRPDVYTLNIIINCFFHLNQMGFGLSVLGKFFKLGFEPDVTTFNTLINGFLLQNREADAVGVLNKMMESGTCKPNVVTFGTLVKGLCLKGNNTGAIQLLKKMEEAGCKPDIVVYSTIIDSLCKDTMLVDAMNLFSEMMSKCIDPNIITYTSLIHGVCKLWGSKEATRLFNEMVSKGIFPNLHTFNVLVDTHCKEGLVGEAKSIVEMMTQRGIEPDTVTYNSLMDGYCLRGEMDKAKKVLELMLSKGSIVDAYSYNILINGYCKHRRIDDALMLFEEMSSSRLVLNVVTYSTLMDGFCKVGRIQDAQKLFTQMQACGHLPDVPTCNILLDGLCKNQELPMALKLFREMVDKKLDPNIWTYNILIQGLCIAGKVEYARDLFRSLSSRGLQPDTRTYNIMIGGFCNGGLTSEAKKLLKEMEEKGCSPDDCTYNLIIRGFFNNNEPSEAMGLIQQIVGKGFAADASTAELIFDMLSKDKIDPALLPLIERS; encoded by the coding sequence atggcttcttcttctttgaaggTTGGTTATGGCATCGCCAGCAGACTGAGAGTGAGAGGTATTCGGCCTAtgtcttgtcttcttcttcagtACTCTACTCTTTTTCTGTTCCCCAACAGTTACTTGGCTCCGTTTCACTCTCGACCTTGTTATCCAACCAAATCTACAAACACCCATTTGCAGCGGCCTGCCAAAGTCACTAATCTTGAGGATGCACTCCATGTGTTCGACGAATTGCTTCATATGCGTCCTCTGCCTTCCGTTGTCCGTTTCAATCAAATCATGGGTCAAGTCGCCAAGCTGAAACGTTATTCGGCAGTAGTCTCCTTCAATAACCGAATGGGTCTGTCGGGAATTCGTCCTGATGTTTATACTCTAAACATTATCATTAATTGTTTTTTTCATCTTAACCAAATGGGGTTTGGTTTGTCTGTCTTGGGAAAATTCTTCAAACTTGGTTTTGAACCTGATGTCACGACCTTCAACACTCTAATCAACGGATTCCTTCTTCAGAATAGAGAGGCTGATGCTGTCGGTGTTCTGAATAAAATGATGGAGAGTGGTACTTGTAAGCCCAATGTGGTTACTTTCGGCACACTAGTAAAGGGCCTTTGCTTGAAAGGTAACAACACTGGAGCTATCCAATTGCTTAAGAAGATGGAAGAAGCAGGTTGCAAGCCTGACATAGTTGTCTATAGCACGATCATCGACAGTCTTTGTAAGGACACTATGCTTGTTGATGCGATGAACCTTTTCTCTGAAATGATGAGTAAATGCATTGACCCCAACATCATTACCTATACTTCTTTGATTCATGGAGTATGCAAATTATGGGGGTCAAAAGAAGCTACGAGATTGTTTAATGAAATGGTGAGCAAAGGTATATTTCCAAATCTGCACACCTTCAATGTCTTGGTAGACACCCATTGTAAAGAGGGCTTGGTCGGGGAAGCAAAAAGCATTGTCGAAATGATGACTCAAAGAGGTATTGAGCCTGACACAGTTACTTATAATTCGCTCATGGATGGTTATTGCTTGCGAGGGGAAATGGACAAGGCAAAAAAGGTTTTGGAACTAATGCTTAGCAAGGGATCCATTGTTGATGCTTATAGTTACAACATATTGATAAATGGCTATTGTAAGCATAGAAGGATCGATGACGCACTGATGCTTTTTGAGGAAATGTCTAGTAGCAGACTTGTTCTGAATGTCGTTACTTATAGCACTCTCATGGACGGTTTTTGCAAAGTAGGGAGAATACAGGATGCACAAAAGTTGTTCACTCAGATGCAAGCTTGTGGGCATCTTCCAGATGTTCCCACTTGTAATATTTTACTGGATGGCCTTTGTAAAAACCAAGAACTCCCAATGGCATTGAAACTTTTTCGAGAGATGGTAGATAAAAAGTTGGATCCAAATATTTGGACTTACAATATTCTCATCCAAGGTTTATGCATAGCTGGAAAAGTTGAATATGCAAGGGATCTCTTCCGCAGTTTATCGTCAAGAGGTCTTCAACCTGATACCAGGACGTATAACATAATGATTGGTGGCTTTTGTAATGGAGGGCTAACAAGCGAAGCGAAAAAGTTACTTAAAGAAATGGAAGAGAAAGGCTGTTCTCCAGATGATTGTACCTATAACTTAATCATCCGAGGTTTTTTCAATAACAATGAGCCATCAGAAGCAATGGGACTTATTCAACAAATAGTGGGAAAGGGTTTTGCTGCAGACGCTTCAACTGCGGAATTGATATTTGATATGCTGTCTAAAGATAAAATAGATCCTGCTTTGTTGCCATTGATAGAAAGATCGTAA